Proteins encoded within one genomic window of Anopheles gambiae chromosome 3, idAnoGambNW_F1_1, whole genome shotgun sequence:
- the LOC1279881 gene encoding activating transcription factor of chaperone isoform X3 — MFNYHFPRADLCYDDKVKISSSESELLAASYGALPTVVEDEFYPFTLQPEAKGSNGAGPELMMEFDCPGAGSLELMSQLTPPQTPPQTTAFGGVVGTVLPMQTQLPLPQQQLAQQFQPLYAPLSNPELLLPQQQQQQVPFVQGTNVLSTGYYIVDEYATMTQIGAGGMQQQPQQQQQQTVTMEPLQQVPADIGSAPFHFSENYTPQQLSEMANIVRSLQMDDDSFQGGDDDDDSCAGFSETGSVENGADSLSSASSASSLVAHSPVYSDSAESSGYYGSRHDEAAATADDDDDDWSPSKTKKLCVRNGGAVTKKRTGGSTTTRTYGGRAPEEKKSRKKEQNKNAATRYRQKKKAEIEEILIEESKLRERNDELKRKSQDLGREISCIKKLMREFCRSKGLI, encoded by the exons ATGTTTAACtatcactttccccgcgcag ATCTATGTTACGATGACAAGGTGAAGATATCGTCCAGCGAGTCCGAGCTGCTTGCCGCCAGCTATGGCGCGTTGCCGACCGTTGTGGAGGATGAATTCTACCCGTTCACGCTGCAGCCGGAGGCGAAGGGCAGCAATGGGGCCGGACCGGAGCTGATGATGGAGTTTGACTGTCCCGGGGCCGGCAGCTTGGAGCTGATGAGCCAGCTGACACCGCCGCAAACGCCGCCCCAAACGACGGCCTTCGGTGGTGTTGTCGGTACCGTCCTGCCCATGCAGACCCAGCTACCGTTGCCGCAACAGCAGCTAGCGCAGCAGTTCCAACCCCTGTACGCTCCACTGTCGAATCCGGAACTGTTgttgccgcagcagcagcagcaacaggttCCGTTCGTCCAGGGCACTAACGTGCTCTCGACCGGCTACTACATCGTGGACGAGTATGCCACCATGACGCAGATCGGTGCTGGTggcatgcagcagcagccgcagcagcagcaacaacaaaccgtCACGATGGAACCGTTGCAGCAGGTACCGGCCGACATCGGGTCCGCTCCGTTCCACTTTAGCGAAAACTACACGCCCCAGCAGCTGAGCGAGATGGCCAACATCGTGCGCAGTCTGCAGATGGACGATGATTCGTTCCAGGGcggcgatgacgatgacgattcGTGTGCCGGATTTTCCGAGACCGGTTCGGTCGAGAATGGTGCCGATTCGCTGTCGTCAGCTTCGTCGGCTTCCTCGCTGGTCGCCCACTCGCCCGTGTACAGCGATTCGGCCGAATCGTCCGGATATTACGGTAGCCGGCACGATGaggccgccgccaccgccgacgacgacgacgatgactgGAGCCCGTCGAAGACGAAGAAGCTGTGCGTCCGGAACGGCGGTGCCGTCACGAAAAAGCGTACCGgcggcagcaccaccacccgcaCGTACGGTGGCCGCGCGCCGGAGGAGAAAAAGTCCCGCAAGAAGGAGCAAAACAAGAACGCGGCCACGCGCTACcggcagaagaagaaggccGAAATCGAGGAGATTCTTATTGAGGAGAGCAAGCTGCGCGAAAGGAATGACGAGCTGAAGCGCAAGTCGCAGGATCTGGGGCGCGAGATCAGCTGCATCAAGAAGCTGATGCGCGAGTTTTGCCGTAGCAAGGGTTTGATCTAA
- the LOC1279881 gene encoding activating transcription factor of chaperone isoform X4: MMNVYDLCYDDKVKISSSESELLAASYGALPTVVEDEFYPFTLQPEAKGSNGAGPELMMEFDCPGAGSLELMSQLTPPQTPPQTTAFGGVVGTVLPMQTQLPLPQQQLAQQFQPLYAPLSNPELLLPQQQQQQVPFVQGTNVLSTGYYIVDEYATMTQIGAGGMQQQPQQQQQQTVTMEPLQQVPADIGSAPFHFSENYTPQQLSEMANIVRSLQMDDDSFQGGDDDDDSCAGFSETGSVENGADSLSSASSASSLVAHSPVYSDSAESSGYYGSRHDEAAATADDDDDDWSPSKTKKLCVRNGGAVTKKRTGGSTTTRTYGGRAPEEKKSRKKEQNKNAATRYRQKKKAEIEEILIEESKLRERNDELKRKSQDLGREISCIKKLMREFCRSKGLI, from the coding sequence ATCTATGTTACGATGACAAGGTGAAGATATCGTCCAGCGAGTCCGAGCTGCTTGCCGCCAGCTATGGCGCGTTGCCGACCGTTGTGGAGGATGAATTCTACCCGTTCACGCTGCAGCCGGAGGCGAAGGGCAGCAATGGGGCCGGACCGGAGCTGATGATGGAGTTTGACTGTCCCGGGGCCGGCAGCTTGGAGCTGATGAGCCAGCTGACACCGCCGCAAACGCCGCCCCAAACGACGGCCTTCGGTGGTGTTGTCGGTACCGTCCTGCCCATGCAGACCCAGCTACCGTTGCCGCAACAGCAGCTAGCGCAGCAGTTCCAACCCCTGTACGCTCCACTGTCGAATCCGGAACTGTTgttgccgcagcagcagcagcaacaggttCCGTTCGTCCAGGGCACTAACGTGCTCTCGACCGGCTACTACATCGTGGACGAGTATGCCACCATGACGCAGATCGGTGCTGGTggcatgcagcagcagccgcagcagcagcaacaacaaaccgtCACGATGGAACCGTTGCAGCAGGTACCGGCCGACATCGGGTCCGCTCCGTTCCACTTTAGCGAAAACTACACGCCCCAGCAGCTGAGCGAGATGGCCAACATCGTGCGCAGTCTGCAGATGGACGATGATTCGTTCCAGGGcggcgatgacgatgacgattcGTGTGCCGGATTTTCCGAGACCGGTTCGGTCGAGAATGGTGCCGATTCGCTGTCGTCAGCTTCGTCGGCTTCCTCGCTGGTCGCCCACTCGCCCGTGTACAGCGATTCGGCCGAATCGTCCGGATATTACGGTAGCCGGCACGATGaggccgccgccaccgccgacgacgacgacgatgactgGAGCCCGTCGAAGACGAAGAAGCTGTGCGTCCGGAACGGCGGTGCCGTCACGAAAAAGCGTACCGgcggcagcaccaccacccgcaCGTACGGTGGCCGCGCGCCGGAGGAGAAAAAGTCCCGCAAGAAGGAGCAAAACAAGAACGCGGCCACGCGCTACcggcagaagaagaaggccGAAATCGAGGAGATTCTTATTGAGGAGAGCAAGCTGCGCGAAAGGAATGACGAGCTGAAGCGCAAGTCGCAGGATCTGGGGCGCGAGATCAGCTGCATCAAGAAGCTGATGCGCGAGTTTTGCCGTAGCAAGGGTTTGATCTAA